In Eupeodes corollae chromosome 3, idEupCoro1.1, whole genome shotgun sequence, a single genomic region encodes these proteins:
- the LOC129949738 gene encoding protein tamozhennic, with protein MSDFVPRDILPDLWEEILQRHWTFLETEESMQKLEERKKLEACLKEFLCVVPHDRKFFLPETAHVLKKTVKELDDFNAFKAMVGFESISQYANNLFTKPWRKEYRIIKMYSGFYQHEIKSNLVDAEKLFEAMGYRQISNQILVLDGPICPDQVTNVSRDAMAAYVECQIMKQIKAGLTALPLVCSWIDIFKFRETHLGGASQAIKAIAYAEQERRFRAKKLAEAQFTSQVAPPPPPVGPKGASSCENCAVHGNYHHHLHPSAGPPIHQIPNGCNMRSQPSYNPPCTLHHPTSNMIHCKHPNYSQMSHSRSLEHYNEHSDGPPLPHRHSFDQPPQSHQPQHLYDNPYDCVESYQNACNFNAYNHPYNVSGNRYPLPYNISNQLNNHNQYAYTSSGNMYHPVAGCGHKIPPPAIESSAYGDCNGGYAKITPCNYTPHQSSRNSGGGKDFQNYRQRSFPPDHQLIDFEERPAPHELPHSHSRSQNNSFDLHDRTTQIYDNRRSRSSMTQSTLPSQKDIYSRNHNNHIESSDDLDGNYVYATPIPVKHRKVTTEKYLKNSEILQEYEKILDNKKPPLDVVVQTNGGSHTSHAPLDNFESFDDFVNVENPKGSLSDSTAATKAPKANKNQDGVGSFESWDYVFQNLEKHGYSKDLGERGDLLVQSLDLDSLNISAGSHIGTEKRRVNRNPEAKPRPLNGENGKSKTLEKAVPVSSRNRNGTEKSILKVQPKPVENGQVLHLKPSLKSSTKHLNNNFEEDNNHHQQQQQQSSNERVVSSRLSSSSSRPPSIIANNTINPIATQVIVTSPNEWSCRFCTFLNPDTKRVCEMCSKSKNLILESTNTPTCV; from the exons ATGTCTGATTTTGTGCCACGTGATATTTTACCGGATTTGTGGGAAGAAATACTCCAAAGGCATTGGACATTTCTAGAGACTGAAGAAAGTATGCAAAAACTAGAGGAACGAAAGAAATTAGAAG caTGTTTAAAAGAGTTCCTCTGTGTTGTGCCACATGATAGGAAATTCTTCCTACCCGAAACAGCTCATGTGTTAAAGAAGACTGTCAAAGAACTGGATGATTTTAATGCTTTCAAGGCAATGGTTGGATTCGAGTCAATAAGTCAGTATGCTAATAATCTCTTCACAAAACCATGGAGAAAAGAGTACAGAATTATAAAg ATGTATTCCGGTTTTTATCAAcatgaaattaaatcaaatctaGTTGATGCAGAAAAACTCTTTGAGGCAATGGGCTACCGTCAGATTTCAAATCAGATTCTGGTGTTGGATGGACCGATTTGTCCGGATCAGGTCACAAATGTATCTCGAGACGCTATGGCCGCGTATGTTGAATGCCaaataatgaaacaaatcaaagcTGGACTGACCGCACTCCCACTTGTTTGTTCTtggattgatatttttaaatttagagaaACTCATTTAG gtggCGCATCTCAGGCAATCAAAGCAATAGCTTATGCAGAACAAGAAAGGAGGTTTCGGGCAAAGAAACTTGCAG aagcTCAATTTACATCTCAAGTAGCGCCTCCTCCTCCACCTGTCGGCCCTAAAGGTGCATCCTCGTGCGAAAACTGTGCAGTTCATGGAAACTATCATCATCACTTGCATCCCTCAGCTGGGCCTCCGATTCATCAAATTCCGAATGGATGCAATATGCGTTCGCAGCCCAGCTATAACCCTCCCTGCACTCTTCATCACCCCACCAGCAATATGATCCATTGCAAACACCCAAACTACTCACAGATGTCACACTCTAGAAGTCTAGAGCACTACAACGAACATTCAGATGGCCCTCCCTTGCCCCATCGTCACTCCTTCGACCAACCCCCACAATCCCACCAGCCTCAGCACCTCTATGACAATCCTTACGACTGTGTCGAAAGCTATCAAAACGCTTGCAACTTCAATGCATACAACCACCCGTACAATGTATCAGGGAATCGTTATCCTCTACCTTACAATATATCCAACCAATTGAACAATCACAATCAGTACGCCTACACTAGCTCCGGAAACATGTATCATCCTGTTGCGGGATGTGGCCATAAAATCCCCCCACCAGCTATCGAATCTTCGGCATATGGAGATTGCAATGGGGGCTATGCCAAAATAACCCCCTGCAATTACACTCCCCATCAGTCATCACGAAATAGCGGTGGAGGCAAAGACTTTCAGAACTACAGGCAAAGATCCTTTCCGCCAGATCATCAGCTAATCGATTTCGAGGAACGACCTGCGCCCCATGAACTCCCCCACTCTCACTCCCGCTCTCAAAACAACAGTTTCGACTTGCACGACCGCACTACACAGATCTACGATAACAGGCGAAGTCGTTCTAGCATGACGCAATCAACTCTGCCCTCACAAAAGGACATCTACAGCCGTAATCACAACAATCACATAGAAAGCTCAGACGACTTGGATGGTAACTATGTGTATGCCACGCCCATACCTGTAAAACATCGAAAGGTGACGACTGAAAAATACTTGAAGAACTCGGAAATCCTACAAGAGTACGAAAAGATACTAGACAATAAAAAGCCTCCATTGGACGTTGTTGTTCAAACCAATGGCGGATCCCACACATCTCATGCACCCTTGGATAACTTTGAGAGCTTCGATGACTTTGTGAATGTTGAAAACCCAAAAGGCAGCTTAAGCGACTCGACTGCTGCGACAAAAGCTCCCAAGGCCAATAAAAACCAAGATGGAGTTGGATCATTTGAGTCATGGGACTACGTATTTCAGAATCTCGAAAAACACGGCTATTCAAAGGATCTCGGTGAAAGAGGCGATCTACTGGTACAAAGCCTTGATCTAGACTCCCTGAATATATCGGCGGGAAGTCATATTGGAACGGAAAAGCGCCGCGTGAATCGCAACCCCGAGGCGAAACCTCGCCCGTTAAACGGCGAAAATGGAAAGTCTAAAACGCTCGAAAAGGCTGTCCCGGTTTCTTCACGGAATAGAAATGGCACCGAAAAGTCAATACTGAAGGTACAACCCAAGCCCGTCGAGAATGGTCAAGTGTTGCACTTAAAACCAAGTCTGAAATCCAGCACCAAACACTTAAACAATAATTTCGAAGAAGATAACAAtcatcatcagcaacaacagcagcaatcCTCAAACGAGCGAGTTGTGTCAAGTCGGTTAAGTAGCTCTTCATCACGACCGCCTTCGATCATAGCAAATAATACGATCAATCCAATTGCGACTCAAGTCATTGTGACAAGTCCGAACGAATGGAGCTGTAGATTTTGTACGTTTTTGAATCCTGACACCAAACGAGTTTGTGAGATGTGTTCGAagagtaaaaatttgattttggagTCGACTAATACGCCGACTtgtgtttaa